From Parabacteroides sp. FAFU027, one genomic window encodes:
- a CDS encoding DUF5723 family protein has translation MKLNNKIITSGLLLLGLLLNESLFAQTPKSTYFLDNSYQRLELNPALLPSRGYIAFGTGNITLDASTGPFSLGSLLYTNSAGELDWVLNDPAQKNKFLKTLNNKNPLATSSSIQPFGLGFYTGKIFWNLNLSVKEQATVTLPKSLFELVANGSGTYSLKDLYMENLAYTEIGVGASFPINKKLTIGGKLKYLKGLTFVQGKFDKFDVNVNQNIWSVEANGQIKASLNNGPQMPVGKFKIEDYTDNINGKDLYRKFINNGMAVDLGATYKPLDNLTLSLALTDLGSITWKKENNVVAQLNDYKETILDIDKSITNITDAFNNISEPELNSTAPGTFKTTLQSRINAGAEYHVVKDKISFGALFSKQSGVNNLSSITFSANLKPMKVFNTALTYTTGSFNANAFGAAISWTPKWFMNFFVATDYIIAKVSPEYIPVNAKRANFQLGISIPLRSGKGTNGRKATFTTPTPQLIEQDTIKAVRDTLQPAVIDSSKNIILTDSAQIIKPDSLIKVFGQKDSLPALRTDSFPILKKDSLLKTDSLSVFKTDSIKPINKVEVKSSGKIPANPSLPTQPQPNTAPKQNAIKKEEKQ, from the coding sequence ATGAAACTAAATAATAAAATAATTACCTCTGGGCTTTTACTGTTAGGTCTTCTGTTAAACGAAAGTTTGTTTGCACAAACACCTAAATCGACCTATTTTCTCGACAATTCCTATCAACGATTAGAACTCAACCCGGCATTACTACCTTCTCGTGGTTATATCGCCTTTGGGACGGGCAACATTACGCTTGATGCCTCTACCGGTCCTTTTAGTTTGGGTAGCCTTTTGTACACCAACTCTGCCGGTGAACTGGATTGGGTACTGAATGATCCGGCACAGAAAAACAAATTTCTGAAGACACTGAATAATAAAAACCCGCTTGCTACATCAAGCTCAATCCAACCTTTCGGATTGGGTTTCTATACCGGAAAAATCTTCTGGAATTTAAATTTGTCGGTAAAAGAACAAGCAACAGTCACACTTCCTAAATCTCTTTTCGAACTGGTAGCCAACGGTAGCGGCACTTATTCCTTGAAAGACCTGTATATGGAAAATCTTGCATACACAGAAATCGGAGTCGGTGCTTCATTTCCAATTAATAAAAAACTAACGATCGGGGGAAAACTTAAATATCTGAAGGGACTTACATTCGTTCAGGGAAAGTTCGACAAATTTGATGTGAATGTAAATCAAAACATTTGGTCAGTTGAAGCTAATGGACAAATCAAAGCGTCTCTCAACAACGGTCCGCAAATGCCTGTCGGAAAATTCAAAATCGAAGATTACACCGACAATATAAATGGGAAAGATTTGTACAGAAAGTTCATTAACAATGGAATGGCCGTCGATTTGGGTGCTACGTACAAGCCTCTCGATAACCTAACCTTATCTCTTGCGCTGACAGACCTCGGTTCTATAACCTGGAAAAAAGAAAATAATGTAGTTGCGCAACTCAATGATTACAAGGAGACCATCCTGGATATTGATAAATCAATCACCAACATCACTGATGCATTTAACAATATATCAGAACCGGAACTGAACAGTACAGCTCCCGGAACCTTTAAAACCACGCTACAAAGTAGAATTAATGCAGGAGCGGAGTATCATGTCGTTAAAGACAAAATCAGCTTTGGAGCGCTTTTCAGCAAACAGTCAGGGGTGAATAATCTATCATCAATTACTTTTTCTGCCAACCTGAAACCAATGAAAGTATTCAACACGGCGCTGACTTATACGACTGGAAGCTTCAATGCTAATGCATTTGGAGCAGCGATAAGCTGGACCCCAAAGTGGTTTATGAATTTCTTCGTGGCAACCGATTATATTATTGCCAAAGTATCCCCGGAATACATTCCCGTAAATGCCAAACGGGCAAACTTTCAGCTAGGAATTAGCATTCCGTTAAGATCCGGAAAAGGGACTAATGGCCGTAAAGCAACTTTTACGACTCCAACGCCACAGCTTATTGAACAGGATACCATCAAAGCTGTAAGGGATACTCTCCAACCGGCAGTGATTGACTCTAGTAAGAATATAATATTGACTGATTCTGCCCAGATAATTAAACCCGATTCTTTGATAAAGGTCTTTGGGCAAAAAGATTCTCTACCTGCACTTAGAACAGATTCATTCCCAATCCTGAAAAAAGATTCTCTACTTAAGACAGATTCACTCTCAGTATTTAAAACCGACTCGATCAAGCCAATCAACAAAGTAGAAGTGAAATCATCCGGTAAAATCCCGGCTAATCCAAGCCTGCCGACCCAACCTCAACCAAACACAGCGCCCAAACAGAATGCTATAAAAAAAGAAGAGAAACAATGA